The following coding sequences lie in one Candidatus Diapherotrites archaeon genomic window:
- a CDS encoding Nre family DNA repair protein translates to MISGGQCIKCKGRLFCGLKSCPVLERFNSLKKISFLTRAKSFSGNSPPSLFVSWKNYPDISIAPLTPPQLMHESSLLDKPEQWYGMQQEQIIEMRSLLVSPFTKTQIESASRPDRKLSELQEMVMSEKPVELSIELKKEIRPTLSFDSFVAPIGPSAPLKKFSLNENPKIPKKVDYIVSDTDLKSTNALQELYESDFAVSYLQKILSAGLLGRKRERKMVPTRWAITAVDSNLSSKMLKEIKYSPQIESIELFESIYLDNHFIILLIPSSWMFEQLEAWLPQGIWTQKEVKPQIIADYELFKGRKDYASNVTGAYYSSRLAVCEYLQKKKRQAAAVIFREIGSGYAVPMGVWVIRETVRRAFKKKPAVFYDLNLALNYAEKKLHISLAEYKKESKVLKEIQSQKKLSEF, encoded by the coding sequence ATGATCTCTGGAGGGCAGTGCATTAAATGCAAGGGTCGTCTATTCTGTGGCCTAAAGTCCTGCCCAGTCCTTGAAAGATTCAATTCACTCAAAAAGATTTCCTTCCTTACAAGAGCAAAAAGCTTTTCAGGGAACAGCCCTCCCTCGCTTTTTGTCTCCTGGAAGAATTACCCTGACATCTCAATTGCACCTCTAACGCCACCGCAATTAATGCATGAATCCTCTTTATTGGACAAGCCAGAGCAATGGTATGGAATGCAGCAAGAGCAGATAATTGAAATGCGCTCTCTCCTTGTAAGTCCTTTCACTAAAACGCAGATCGAAAGCGCTTCAAGGCCTGACAGAAAGCTTTCAGAATTGCAGGAAATGGTCATGTCTGAAAAGCCTGTTGAATTGTCAATTGAATTAAAGAAAGAAATAAGACCAACCTTATCATTTGACTCCTTTGTTGCGCCTATAGGCCCAAGCGCCCCACTCAAAAAATTTTCATTGAACGAAAACCCTAAAATCCCCAAGAAGGTCGACTACATTGTCTCAGACACAGACCTAAAATCAACTAATGCCCTGCAGGAATTATACGAAAGCGATTTTGCTGTATCTTACCTCCAGAAAATTCTTTCAGCAGGCCTGCTCGGAAGAAAAAGAGAGAGAAAAATGGTTCCAACAAGGTGGGCTATAACTGCAGTTGACTCAAACCTTTCAAGCAAAATGCTCAAAGAAATAAAATACTCCCCTCAAATTGAATCAATAGAATTATTTGAGTCAATCTATTTAGACAATCATTTCATCATACTCTTGATTCCGTCTTCCTGGATGTTCGAGCAACTGGAAGCCTGGCTTCCACAAGGCATCTGGACACAAAAAGAAGTCAAGCCCCAAATAATTGCAGATTACGAATTATTTAAAGGCAGAAAGGATTACGCCTCAAATGTTACCGGGGCATACTATTCATCCCGACTTGCAGTGTGCGAGTACCTGCAGAAGAAAAAAAGGCAGGCAGCAGCAGTAATTTTCAGAGAGATAGGCTCAGGCTATGCTGTGCCCATGGGCGTGTGGGTCATAAGGGAGACAGTAAGGAGGGCGTTCAAGAAAAAGCCAGCAGTCTTTTATGACCTGAACCTTGCCTTGAATTATGCAGAAAAGAAACTGCATATTTCCCTGGCAGAATACAAGAAAGAATCAAAAGTCCTCAAAGAAATTCAATCCCAAAAAAAGCTCTCAGAATTTTAA
- a CDS encoding replication factor C small subunit, whose product MKEKDLEGMPWVEKYRPEKLNEVVGQEEVVKRLESYVKNRNSPNLLFSGPAGVGKTSCAVAMAKELYGKEFERNFLELNASVAPETPVLVRIKGKIKRTNFGELAQKYFKKNNEKYAYPKDLEILSVDKDYNLKFMPVKNVSRHKVEKIARIKYEGGSIRTSLNHSLIVIDSEGRLSSKEVSELRQGDLLISFAEEIEGEKTVLDLEKFKPTLFNPLRSGNIKNPKIKTVLDNMELDEELSWLNGMYLAEGCTSIRNGYTSGVTIFTLGYPHEKETAFKVKDLIKSSFGIESQTKLGASGFDRSRLSSIQVRAFNNQLAQFFRNHFYNGAEVKKATTKRTPDFFFSATIQNRISFFKGYMGDATGKWNEYVRYSSRSKENLIDIAWLARITGIDSSVFKQECRLVWELPTYSYIKTELLPVEPFIKAFEKTRIDFRNYFRHSLYGKKSKRISKKLLKEFIKKNGIPNKELKRLIESPLSSIQIKKIEFEEYNDFVYDVSVPGSEMFWGGTTPILLHNSDDRGIDVVRKTIKDFARTIAFDSDFKIIFLDEADALTADAQQALRRTMEKYTRTCRFILSCNYSSRIIEPIQSRCVVFRFKPLSTKEIEEKLKSIEKIEGLKVDEKAFKAIIYASQGDLRKAINVLQSGASMGKSITEKIIFDVSSTAKPEEIKELIKLALNRKFLEAREKLDALLYEHGMSGEDIILQLYRELIAMDEKELDGKTKIDLIDTVGEYNFRLVEGANERIQLEALIAQFMKYKK is encoded by the coding sequence ATGAAGGAGAAGGATTTGGAGGGAATGCCTTGGGTTGAAAAGTACAGGCCTGAGAAACTGAATGAGGTCGTAGGCCAGGAGGAGGTCGTGAAAAGGCTTGAGTCTTACGTTAAGAACAGGAACTCACCAAACCTGCTTTTTTCTGGTCCTGCCGGCGTAGGAAAGACTTCTTGTGCTGTTGCAATGGCAAAGGAATTGTATGGAAAGGAGTTCGAAAGGAATTTCTTGGAATTGAATGCGAGTGTTGCCCCTGAAACGCCAGTGCTTGTTAGAATTAAAGGAAAAATAAAGAGAACTAATTTTGGAGAACTGGCACAGAAATATTTCAAGAAGAATAATGAAAAATATGCTTATCCAAAAGACCTTGAAATTCTTTCTGTTGACAAAGACTATAACTTAAAATTCATGCCAGTAAAGAATGTTTCAAGGCATAAAGTGGAAAAAATTGCAAGAATCAAGTATGAGGGTGGTAGCATAAGGACTAGCTTAAATCATTCATTAATAGTAATTGATTCTGAAGGCAGGCTTTCATCAAAAGAGGTTTCAGAATTAAGGCAAGGCGACCTGCTAATAAGCTTTGCTGAAGAAATTGAAGGCGAAAAGACAGTATTGGATTTAGAGAAATTTAAGCCAACACTATTTAATCCTTTGAGGAGCGGAAACATAAAGAACCCAAAAATAAAAACAGTTCTTGATAACATGGAGTTGGATGAAGAATTATCTTGGCTTAACGGAATGTACTTGGCTGAAGGATGCACTTCTATAAGGAATGGTTATACCAGCGGGGTGACAATTTTTACTTTAGGTTACCCCCACGAAAAAGAGACTGCATTCAAAGTAAAAGATTTGATTAAAAGCAGTTTTGGCATTGAATCGCAAACAAAATTAGGTGCTTCAGGCTTTGATAGAAGCAGGCTTTCTTCAATTCAAGTAAGGGCATTCAACAACCAGCTGGCACAGTTTTTCAGGAACCATTTTTATAATGGAGCAGAAGTCAAGAAAGCAACTACAAAAAGAACTCCTGATTTCTTTTTTTCAGCAACAATTCAGAACAGAATATCTTTCTTCAAAGGCTATATGGGCGACGCAACTGGAAAATGGAATGAATATGTAAGGTATTCTTCGCGATCAAAAGAGAATTTAATTGATATTGCTTGGTTGGCTAGAATTACCGGCATTGATTCCTCTGTGTTTAAGCAAGAGTGCAGGCTTGTGTGGGAGCTTCCAACCTATTCTTATATTAAAACAGAACTTCTTCCGGTAGAGCCTTTCATTAAAGCATTTGAGAAAACAAGAATTGATTTCAGGAATTATTTCAGGCATTCATTGTACGGAAAGAAAAGCAAGAGAATTTCAAAGAAACTGCTGAAGGAATTCATCAAAAAGAATGGCATCCCAAACAAAGAATTAAAGAGGTTGATTGAATCGCCTCTTTCAAGCATTCAAATCAAAAAAATTGAATTTGAAGAATACAATGATTTCGTTTATGACGTTTCAGTGCCTGGAAGCGAAATGTTCTGGGGTGGCACAACACCAATACTTTTGCATAATAGTGACGATCGCGGGATAGATGTTGTAAGGAAGACCATAAAGGATTTTGCGAGAACAATAGCTTTTGACTCTGATTTTAAGATTATCTTCTTGGATGAGGCTGATGCCTTGACTGCTGACGCCCAGCAGGCCTTGAGGAGGACAATGGAAAAGTACACGAGAACATGCAGGTTTATTTTGTCGTGCAATTATTCTTCACGCATAATTGAGCCTATACAGTCAAGGTGTGTGGTTTTCAGGTTCAAGCCTTTGAGCACAAAAGAGATTGAGGAAAAGCTTAAGAGCATTGAAAAGATTGAGGGCCTGAAAGTGGATGAGAAGGCTTTCAAGGCAATAATTTATGCTTCCCAGGGCGATTTAAGGAAGGCAATAAATGTGCTTCAGTCAGGAGCCTCAATGGGCAAAAGCATTACAGAGAAAATAATTTTTGATGTGAGCAGTACGGCAAAGCCAGAGGAAATTAAAGAGCTGATCAAGCTGGCCTTGAACAGGAAGTTTTTGGAGGCAAGGGAGAAGCTTGATGCCTTGTTGTACGAGCACGGAATGAGCGGTGAAGATATTATTCTGCAGTTGTACCGTGAGCTAATTGCAATGGATGAAAAGGAGTTGGACGGCAAGACTAAAATCGACTTGATTGATACAGTTGGAGAATACAATTTCCGTTTGGTGGAAGGCGCAAACGAGAGAATTCAATTGGAGGCCCTCATAGCTCAGTTCATGAAGTACAAGAAGTAA
- a CDS encoding NosD domain-containing protein: MKKAILLIFFTLFLFSFVSAQTQYINSCRALDQPNTTYVLTQDVSSADSCFFVYGDNITLDLNGHKITYATGSKQNSCSTYIGTVSGNICHYAVYNSDNPTTIPDTPAPYNGRWNLMANNFTLKNGIIGQGNGGASHSTAIYWASSNAEFANLTVTVNGNDSDNLYTTGSNHIHHNNFINESTVVTNRHQGREVIYSSGTDSLIHDNKIVGGPQNGIRTGSFLARSTAKIYRNDIRHNAVVTNPYGITVLLADNYEVYDNNIIPVNGRGIMLWESHYGKIYNNYIEVKDLPNGEYAQGLQSTGIRLRQGASYNKIYNNTIIAIAGEPYTHAIGLRPSTVYSSPTYNEFYDNNVTAITTSPNFKAEAVSIEQPLPMTYPSREVFRNNILTSNNVNIALGEYDGGAMGVEFISNKLIKGSNPINYNMITVGYDVVNVSDVNLLDSTFENGASYNNVLFQGTGAQRIITIQWYLDILVQNQSGTPLSGAVVSIKDSTGATVFSGTTDATGKVRAILTQYTQNPSGKTYFTPHTVTATYSSVSTSSTIIMDSSKSITLTLNLTPCTSGQTRACSIAHQGVCAVGTETCVSGSWTGCPAPQTETCNNLDDDCDSLIDEFLSRSCSVAHVGACAVGTESCSAGSWNGCPVPTAEVCSDSIDQNCDGSDTICSVCPQGQITFRCLCGSTAYSSGYCCNNAYQTTPCGTQACVPNTVCTTSQNCPGTCNSQGTLCIDDQNDNCPPQQGNTLTFQEGDGGNFSTTYDSSLRENSPNNGSENLIRIHNLPIHGIIVFPNIIGNSAGQLLPNSVIVSAELSFYVESVSTPAKTLLFSRVIDVNNDSIPLADSISTWVKRNNSSNWINAGGDYTNEGSAEVVVSTAGNYVINVTSTVQYWVNNYSLKQDVVQGWIIKYKAGEGDTYLRSSEHSNQTTRPKLTVNYSLQQQCIPDWQCGSWSQCLNGSQTRNCTDLNACDPNNLIRIESQACGSCTSGQTQSCTTESCAGTQTCSNLNVWGSCVKQDLCCGVSCSDGSDCTTDSCSAGQCSFSPIPNCGTGRGGGGGSGGGGGLPSQKEFLVELNPSQVKIGENFTVTVKDSSSRNTVENASVSYAKNSKFTSILGIVEFTAVQGYSLVTVKKDGYKNNTVRITIVTEPVSLCGNYVCDLGESHGNCASDCPAGKKLRVSTEKASVSSGETLNVVVTDENGNSVDKAKVVYAGKSYLTDIEGLTSFTAVKGYSIVTASKEGFEPASTILKFITAVKPECGNNKCDEGETAESCPRDCKQEIVDLMPFTAAGIALILIVLFVVIVIKEKNKISPKK, translated from the coding sequence ATGAAGAAAGCAATTCTTTTAATTTTTTTTACTTTGTTTTTGTTTAGCTTTGTTTCTGCTCAGACCCAATACATTAATTCTTGCAGGGCATTAGACCAGCCTAACACAACTTATGTTTTAACTCAAGATGTTTCCTCTGCAGACAGTTGTTTTTTTGTTTATGGAGACAACATTACTTTGGATTTGAATGGACATAAAATAACTTATGCTACAGGCTCCAAACAAAACAGTTGTTCCACCTACATTGGAACTGTCAGCGGTAACATCTGTCATTATGCAGTTTATAATTCTGATAACCCGACAACAATTCCTGATACTCCAGCCCCTTACAATGGTCGCTGGAATTTAATGGCCAATAATTTTACTCTAAAGAATGGCATAATAGGGCAAGGAAACGGCGGGGCTTCACACTCTACTGCAATTTATTGGGCAAGCTCTAATGCTGAATTCGCTAATCTTACTGTTACAGTGAACGGAAATGATTCCGATAATCTTTATACTACTGGAAGTAATCACATTCACCACAATAATTTTATTAATGAGAGCACAGTTGTAACTAATCGCCATCAAGGAAGAGAGGTAATTTACAGTAGTGGGACTGATTCACTGATTCATGACAATAAAATTGTGGGAGGCCCCCAAAATGGTATTAGAACAGGGAGCTTTTTGGCAAGATCAACAGCCAAAATTTACAGGAATGACATCAGACATAATGCAGTTGTTACAAACCCTTACGGAATAACTGTATTATTGGCTGACAACTATGAAGTCTATGACAACAATATTATTCCAGTTAACGGTAGAGGCATAATGCTTTGGGAGTCTCATTATGGAAAGATCTATAATAATTATATTGAGGTCAAAGACCTTCCAAACGGGGAATATGCTCAGGGACTACAAAGTACTGGCATAAGGTTAAGGCAAGGGGCAAGTTACAATAAAATTTACAATAATACTATTATTGCTATTGCAGGCGAGCCTTATACTCATGCAATAGGCTTAAGGCCCTCGACAGTATACAGTAGCCCTACTTACAATGAGTTTTATGATAATAATGTTACAGCAATAACTACTTCTCCAAACTTTAAGGCTGAAGCAGTATCAATTGAACAACCACTTCCAATGACTTACCCTTCAAGGGAGGTTTTTCGTAATAATATACTCACAAGTAACAATGTCAATATAGCTTTAGGAGAATATGACGGTGGAGCCATGGGGGTAGAATTTATTTCCAATAAACTGATCAAAGGAAGCAATCCAATTAATTATAATATGATTACTGTGGGCTATGATGTTGTTAATGTCTCTGATGTAAACCTTTTGGATTCAACTTTTGAAAACGGCGCAAGTTATAACAATGTGTTATTTCAAGGAACAGGCGCGCAAAGAATCATTACAATTCAATGGTATCTTGACATTTTAGTTCAAAACCAGTCAGGAACTCCTCTTTCAGGTGCTGTGGTTTCAATTAAGGATTCAACTGGAGCAACAGTTTTTTCAGGCACAACCGATGCAACAGGAAAGGTTAGGGCCATATTGACTCAATACACGCAAAACCCTTCAGGCAAAACTTATTTTACGCCACACACTGTCACTGCGACTTATTCAAGCGTAAGTACATCAAGTACTATTATAATGGATTCAAGTAAAAGTATTACTTTAACATTAAATTTAACGCCGTGCACTTCAGGCCAAACAAGGGCTTGTTCTATTGCACATCAGGGAGTTTGTGCTGTTGGAACAGAAACTTGTGTTTCTGGTTCTTGGACTGGCTGTCCTGCGCCTCAGACTGAAACCTGTAATAATTTGGATGATGATTGTGATAGTTTAATTGATGAGTTTTTAAGCAGGTCTTGCAGTGTTGCCCACGTTGGTGCTTGTGCTGTTGGAACTGAGTCTTGTTCTGCTGGCTCTTGGAACGGATGTCCTGTGCCTACTGCGGAAGTTTGTTCTGATTCAATAGACCAGAATTGTGATGGCTCTGATACTATTTGTTCTGTGTGCCCTCAAGGTCAAATTACCTTTAGGTGTTTGTGTGGAAGTACTGCTTATAGTTCTGGTTACTGTTGCAATAATGCATACCAGACTACGCCTTGCGGGACTCAGGCGTGTGTTCCAAATACTGTTTGTACTACTTCGCAGAACTGTCCTGGAACTTGTAATTCGCAAGGGACTTTGTGCATTGATGACCAGAACGATAATTGTCCCCCGCAACAAGGGAACACTTTAACATTTCAAGAGGGCGATGGAGGAAATTTTAGCACTACATATGATTCCAGTTTGAGAGAGAATTCCCCCAACAATGGCTCAGAGAATTTAATAAGAATTCACAATCTTCCCATTCATGGAATAATTGTGTTTCCTAATATAATAGGAAACAGTGCAGGACAACTTCTACCGAATTCTGTTATTGTTTCTGCTGAACTAAGCTTTTATGTTGAAAGTGTTAGCACTCCAGCCAAGACCTTATTGTTTTCTAGGGTCATTGATGTGAATAATGATAGTATTCCTCTTGCTGATTCTATTAGTACTTGGGTGAAAAGAAATAATAGTAGTAATTGGATTAATGCTGGAGGAGATTACACAAATGAAGGATCGGCAGAAGTAGTTGTTTCAACTGCAGGAAATTATGTGATAAATGTAACTTCTACAGTACAATATTGGGTTAATAATTATAGTTTAAAGCAAGATGTTGTGCAGGGATGGATAATAAAATACAAGGCAGGAGAAGGTGATACTTACCTGCGTTCAAGTGAGCATTCAAACCAAACCACAAGACCAAAACTTACAGTAAATTATTCACTACAGCAACAATGTATTCCTGACTGGCAGTGTGGCTCATGGAGTCAATGCTTGAATGGAAGCCAGACAAGAAATTGCACTGACTTAAATGCCTGTGATCCAAATAATCTTATAAGAATTGAAAGTCAGGCTTGTGGTTCTTGTACTTCAGGTCAAACTCAAAGCTGTACAACAGAAAGTTGTGCTGGAACTCAAACTTGTTCTAATCTGAATGTTTGGGGCTCCTGCGTGAAGCAAGACTTGTGCTGTGGTGTTTCATGCAGTGATGGAAGCGATTGTACTACAGATTCTTGCAGTGCAGGCCAATGTTCTTTCTCTCCTATTCCTAACTGCGGTACAGGTAGGGGGGGCGGTGGTGGTTCTGGTGGCGGCGGGGGGCTTCCATCGCAGAAAGAGTTTTTGGTAGAATTAAATCCTTCTCAAGTTAAGATTGGAGAAAATTTTACTGTTACAGTAAAGGATTCTAGTTCAAGGAATACTGTGGAGAATGCTTCTGTTTCTTATGCTAAGAATTCAAAGTTTACTAGTATTTTGGGTATAGTGGAGTTTACTGCAGTGCAAGGCTATTCTCTTGTTACTGTGAAGAAGGACGGATACAAGAATAATACTGTTAGAATAACTATTGTAACAGAGCCTGTTTCTTTGTGTGGCAATTATGTTTGTGATTTGGGTGAGAGCCATGGTAATTGTGCTTCTGATTGTCCTGCTGGAAAGAAGCTTAGGGTGAGCACTGAGAAGGCTAGCGTGAGTTCAGGAGAAACTTTAAATGTTGTTGTTACTGACGAGAATGGTAATTCTGTAGATAAAGCGAAAGTTGTTTACGCCGGAAAAAGTTATTTGACTGATATTGAAGGCTTGACTTCTTTTACTGCTGTAAAGGGTTATAGTATTGTTACTGCTAGTAAGGAGGGCTTTGAGCCAGCTTCTACAATACTGAAGTTTATTACTGCAGTAAAACCAGAATGCGGAAACAATAAGTGCGACGAAGGCGAGACAGCAGAAAGCTGCCCGAGAGACTGCAAGCAGGAGATTGTAGACTTAATGCCTTTCACTGCTGCAGGAATTGCATTAATACTAATAGTATTATTTGTTGTGATAGTTATTAAGGAAAAAAATAAAATTTCTCCTAAAAAATAA
- a CDS encoding heavy metal-binding domain-containing protein produces MPEEKTEKEKGVHIVSTPFVPRHKITEVKGLVWASTVRSKFFLDDLKAWARMLAGGEVKEYRELLNEARRDILKKLNDNAKELNANAVISVVLNTAPIVPGTVEILAYGTAVIFEREYSK; encoded by the coding sequence ATGCCTGAAGAGAAAACAGAAAAAGAAAAGGGAGTGCACATTGTTTCAACGCCTTTTGTTCCAAGGCACAAGATAACAGAAGTCAAAGGCCTTGTGTGGGCCAGCACAGTCAGGTCAAAATTCTTTTTGGACGACCTGAAGGCCTGGGCCAGAATGCTTGCAGGCGGGGAAGTAAAAGAATACAGGGAGCTCTTAAATGAAGCCCGCAGGGACATCCTCAAAAAATTGAACGACAACGCAAAGGAATTAAATGCAAATGCGGTAATAAGTGTTGTACTCAACACTGCACCAATTGTTCCGGGCACAGTGGAAATCCTTGCTTACGGGACAGCAGTGATATTTGAAAGGGAATACTCAAAGTGA
- a CDS encoding tRNA (N(6)-L-threonylcarbamoyladenosine(37)-C(2))-methylthiotransferase: MKKFYLESYGCSLNKADSQAIKALLKEEGFTEARPEKAGIIIINACAVKEHTENRMIKRIRELMQAKERNARLIVFGCLAKINPERVKAISGKIILIEPSLKKLSDFLKIKRKEFSPLLAQCRENKIISIIPIARGCLSACAYCAVKKARGPLKSYPVKEIKKAFEREVKESMEIWITAQDCGCYGFDLGTSLPALIKELLKTKGNYRVRVGMINPQHLKKFFPSYIKLFKDERLYRFFHIPVQSGSNRILKLMNRNYNAEEFIELVKRIRGKFPRATIATDVIAGFPSETEKEFNETLQLIKKLKPDIVNISRFGIRPDTQAEKMEGQIHGRIKKERSRILSLLCRKIALEQNKKFIGRIEECLVSEKGAKKGFIARTSSYKPVVIQDNLLGEFVKLKITEAKPTYLVGTVL; encoded by the coding sequence TTGAAGAAATTTTATCTTGAATCATACGGCTGTTCACTGAACAAGGCAGACAGCCAGGCAATAAAAGCCCTCCTGAAAGAAGAAGGCTTTACAGAAGCAAGGCCAGAAAAAGCAGGAATCATAATAATAAATGCCTGCGCTGTAAAAGAGCACACAGAAAACAGGATGATTAAAAGAATAAGAGAATTAATGCAGGCAAAAGAAAGGAATGCAAGGCTTATTGTCTTCGGCTGCCTTGCAAAAATCAACCCTGAAAGAGTGAAAGCAATTTCAGGAAAAATAATATTAATTGAACCTTCTTTAAAAAAATTGTCTGACTTCCTAAAAATAAAAAGAAAAGAATTCTCTCCACTGCTCGCGCAGTGCAGGGAGAACAAGATAATTTCAATTATTCCTATTGCCAGAGGCTGCCTTTCAGCGTGCGCTTACTGCGCAGTAAAAAAAGCCCGCGGTCCGCTTAAAAGTTATCCAGTAAAAGAAATAAAGAAAGCATTTGAAAGAGAAGTAAAAGAAAGCATGGAGATATGGATTACAGCGCAGGACTGCGGCTGCTACGGCTTTGATTTGGGAACAAGCCTGCCTGCACTAATAAAAGAACTCCTGAAAACTAAAGGAAATTACAGGGTAAGAGTGGGAATGATCAACCCCCAGCATCTCAAGAAGTTTTTTCCCTCTTACATTAAATTATTCAAGGATGAAAGGCTGTACAGATTCTTTCACATTCCGGTTCAATCAGGCTCAAACAGGATCCTTAAATTAATGAACAGAAATTATAATGCAGAAGAATTCATTGAATTAGTGAAAAGAATAAGGGGAAAATTTCCAAGAGCAACAATTGCAACAGATGTAATCGCAGGCTTTCCCTCAGAAACAGAAAAAGAATTCAATGAAACCCTTCAATTAATAAAAAAGCTTAAGCCTGACATTGTGAACATCTCGCGCTTTGGTATAAGGCCTGACACGCAGGCAGAAAAAATGGAAGGCCAAATTCACGGAAGAATAAAAAAAGAGAGGAGCAGGATTCTTTCCTTGCTTTGCAGGAAGATTGCATTAGAACAGAATAAAAAATTTATTGGAAGAATAGAGGAATGCCTTGTGTCAGAGAAGGGAGCAAAAAAAGGCTTTATTGCGCGCACTTCATCCTATAAGCCTGTTGTTATTCAGGATAACCTGCTTGGGGAATTCGTGAAATTGAAAATCACTGAAGCAAAGCCCACTTACTTGGTGGGAACGGTATTATAA
- a CDS encoding PKD domain-containing protein: protein MKRLLFPAIVFCFFSFYFSLVSADPTPGYYGNEFVMTNVISSPNIDLTKAFAMRFTAQDSKTVRSVSFYVYGVFGGGATYKVGLKDCSEANGFPGSSWLAQRDILVNNNGWNYAIMPDPKYNVSAGQCYHVVVEFVSGAGYITVKEGSTNNHMTPLYQVLDLNQRTSYFDGITWTAFKQYQPIYMVCFTDGTCEGVPFKLFSDERFSGSERSGEEFIPFTSINVRSVGFYLRSFGSPADLNVVLYNITDLKQEFDVVLARASEAPAFSASYAWKDAVLPSIVPLDALKEYRIYLKCPSCDASNNWAFNRPSTDTSDSNLLSITFDGTRSVHTFSPDNGNTWNNSNYYEATFRFQQFRSLQVIIDAPANGAEFLDGTTINFAGTVTAYGYPYTVSWDSNKQGVISTAEDFQYNSLTPGDHNITLRAVDSIGETGSASIRVRIKPIIGDIFEIKNFYVDPPKDYNTSSKFTVTADIINLTPDARPNQEIRLLMRDTTSNQIVLNKTIAHSFAGSENFSYNSGLIDLAVEAPGLKQKLYMLELNVTSPPEEQNTNNNYAYKDMSLVPIRPVNAPEINYFFIPLILIIFLAIFYFRG from the coding sequence ATGAAAAGATTATTGTTTCCGGCAATTGTATTTTGCTTTTTTTCTTTTTATTTCAGTTTGGTTTCAGCTGACCCTACGCCGGGGTATTACGGCAACGAATTCGTAATGACAAATGTTATCTCGTCCCCTAATATTGATTTAACAAAAGCTTTTGCAATGAGGTTCACTGCACAGGACTCAAAGACTGTAAGGAGCGTTTCATTTTATGTTTATGGTGTTTTCGGTGGAGGGGCAACTTATAAGGTTGGATTAAAGGACTGCTCTGAAGCAAACGGTTTCCCTGGCAGTTCATGGCTTGCACAGCGTGATATTCTTGTTAATAATAACGGCTGGAACTATGCAATAATGCCTGACCCTAAATATAATGTGAGTGCAGGGCAGTGCTATCATGTTGTAGTAGAATTTGTTAGCGGGGCAGGGTATATTACAGTGAAAGAAGGCTCTACAAACAATCACATGACGCCATTGTATCAGGTTCTCGACTTAAACCAGAGGACTTCCTATTTTGATGGAATCACTTGGACTGCATTCAAGCAATACCAGCCTATTTATATGGTTTGTTTTACTGATGGAACATGTGAGGGGGTGCCATTCAAGTTGTTTAGTGACGAAAGATTTTCTGGAAGCGAGAGGTCAGGGGAAGAATTCATCCCCTTTACTTCAATTAATGTCAGGTCTGTTGGATTTTATTTGAGGTCTTTTGGTAGTCCTGCAGACCTTAATGTAGTTTTATATAATATTACTGATTTAAAGCAGGAATTTGATGTTGTTCTTGCAAGGGCTTCAGAGGCCCCTGCTTTTTCTGCTTCTTATGCATGGAAAGATGCAGTGCTTCCTTCTATTGTACCGCTTGATGCACTGAAAGAGTATAGGATTTACTTGAAGTGCCCTTCTTGTGATGCAAGCAATAACTGGGCTTTTAATCGTCCAAGCACTGATACCTCTGACTCAAATCTTTTAAGCATTACTTTTGATGGAACAAGGAGCGTTCACACTTTTTCTCCTGATAACGGAAACACGTGGAATAATTCAAACTATTATGAGGCGACCTTCAGGTTCCAGCAGTTCAGGAGCCTGCAGGTAATAATTGATGCTCCTGCGAATGGAGCAGAATTCTTGGATGGAACAACAATAAATTTCGCTGGAACTGTAACAGCTTACGGTTATCCTTACACTGTTTCCTGGGATTCAAACAAGCAGGGGGTAATTTCTACTGCAGAAGACTTCCAATACAACAGCCTGACGCCAGGAGACCATAATATTACCTTGAGGGCTGTGGATTCAATTGGGGAGACGGGCTCTGCTTCAATCAGGGTTAGAATTAAGCCAATTATTGGGGACATTTTTGAAATAAAGAATTTTTATGTGGACCCGCCAAAGGATTATAATACTTCAAGCAAGTTTACTGTGACAGCAGACATAATTAATCTGACTCCTGATGCAAGGCCTAACCAGGAAATAAGGCTTTTAATGAGGGACACAACATCAAACCAGATTGTATTGAACAAAACAATAGCGCACAGCTTTGCTGGAAGCGAGAACTTCTCTTATAATTCTGGTTTAATTGATTTGGCTGTGGAAGCGCCGGGCTTGAAGCAGAAATTGTACATGCTTGAATTGAATGTTACTTCCCCCCCAGAAGAGCAGAACACAAATAATAATTACGCCTACAAGGACATGTCTTTGGTGCCCATAAGGCCAGTTAATGCGCCTGAAATAAACTATTTTTTTATTCCGCTGATTTTGATTATATTTTTAGCGATTTTTTATTTTAGGGGATAA